ATCTGTATTGTTATATACAAGAATGAAGAGAAGCTAATTTAGGAAATACATATACGGTAATGCTAGAATTATGCTAAAGTTTACAGCAAACAGctatataatacaaaaatagaatCAGCTACAAGTATGGAATTGATGACCGAATATTTGTCATGATTTTTAGGCTAAACATGCTCTGTTTTGATTTGAGTAGAATCCACGCATGTTTCCCTTATATCATATAAGCCCCATCGAAGCAACAAGATAACATCTTAACACTTTATAAATGAAGATCGTTTCTTTCATCAAACTTCTCAACCTCAAAATTTATCTCTCTTCAAGGTTTAacaattttaactttaattttggtttattgtgaaaataaaacacataaaaCATGCAAACatctcaataaattaaaatattttttaaaaggattaaaaagcttataataataatttaaatagcGTTGACTCAAACAGGCAGGAGCCGTCCCCAAATCACTTTCAAAGCCAACGCTTGAAAGAGAGAGCcgataaataaaactaaataaataaaaataaatgaatataaaagagGCGGATATAAACGAGCGTGTGAGCTTTGACTTCGTCTTCTCCACAGAGAAGAATGAGAACGAAAGAAAGAACGCAGAAACACGACAAATCCCCCGAAATGCCCCTAGAATCTATCATACTCCCATTCTCTTCAAATTCAATCCAACCTATCTTCAAAGTCTTTAAACCAAGAAGAAAATATTGGCTCCCACTTTCCCTCAGTCTTCTGTCTAGATTTATTCTCGTTTTTGtctgtttggttcccgagaaaAACACTCAACTTCGGTCGTCTTTcacctcatttttcttcttctttgttgacttctcatttttcttcttctttttttcttggtcTTTAGTGCTGCTTCCACGGCTGCAAATTTCGTCTCTCTGTGGTTCGGTTCTTGGTGTTTTGTGAGAAAGTAAAGCTTGTAATCTTCACAGCATGGGGAGCAGAACTAAGACGTTCTCGGAGCTGTTGGCGGAGCGACAGGCGTCAGCCGGCGAGGTTGCGTCTCTGTCAAAGGACTCTGAGACGGAGCAGGAAATTTTGGCTGAATTTGCATCTCTGGTCGCGAAATTCGGACCGATTCTCGATGATTTGAGGGAGAACAAGGTCATGGACACGCCTTTGATTAGAGAAGCGGTGGAGTCGCTGGAGAAAGAGCTTGGTCGAGCTAGGGGTTTGATGAAAAGCCTTAACCCCAAAATATCGGCTAAGCAAATCGAGGAATTGACTCGAGGTCTGGGGCGATCTCTGGGCCTTGTTCTGTCTGCTAGTCTTGATTTTTTGTCAGTAGATGTTAAAGAAAAGATTGGAGCATTGCATAAGGAAATGATGAAGGCAAAATTTGATACGAGCTCCATCCCCGATCGCGAAGAATCTGAGTTTGATCGCGAAAAAGAATTTGTAAATGAGTTCGGAGTAGAagacgagatagtggaggagaTGAATGCAAAATTTGATACGAGCTCGAGCCCCGACCGCGAAGAATCTGAGTATGATCGCGAAACAGAATCTGTAAATGAGTTCGGAGTAGAagacgagatagtggaggaggTGGCGGAGGTGGAGATAGAAGAGATAGAGGAGGAGATTATCAATCTTGACATCGATGATGTTGTGCTACAATTGAAGTATGGTAATGATGAAGAATTCAAATTCGCACTTTCGGGATTGAGGTCACTCATTAGGGACCAAAtggtggatgatgaatggattaACGATGAAGGGGTTGTTCTAATCCTATCCAATAGATTGGGTTCGAGCAAGCCAAACAATAGGTTGACTATAATTCAAATGTTGCGCAACCTTGTGGAGAATGCTAAAAACAAGGTATATGACATTCCAATTCTGATGATTATAGTTCCAATGTTGTTGTTGATCTTACATTTTCAGGTAATGTGTAGGAGAAGCTGGCAGACCCAAATTCATTGTCAACCATTGTGAAATCTTTGACTCGGGATGTCGAGGAGCGGAGGGAGGCTGTGGGACTGTTGCTTGACCTCTCAGACCTTCCTGCAGTTCATAGGCGGCTTGGTAGAATTCAAGGGTGTATTGTCATGTTGGTTGCGATTCTTAATGGAGAAGATCCAGTTGCTTCACGTGATGCAGGGAAGTTGTTAAGCGCATTATCTAGTAATACTCAGAATGCTCTTCATATGGCTGAGGCTGGATACTTTAAGCCATTAGTGCATTACTTAAAGGAAGGTGACTATAATGACTGAAtctctttttcctttacttttgccttttttttcccctccttttgatgtgtattaattattttatgattccATTGCCAATTTAGTGTCCTAGTTTGTCATTGCAAATGAATTTGTGGATTTAGTTACATGAAACTTTGAAATTGCATATAAACCTCAAAATTCACGACATTTGGGATTAGGGGTTGGTGTCTATTCTCTGTTGATTGAACCACAATATATGGTGGGGTCGATGTACCAAGCATGGTGTATCTTTGATCTTAAGGTGTGGATGACCTAAGAAAATGAGCCCTTATTCctttcttcaatttatttttatttttatttttctttttttaagtggtatttcattcattttattttattttatttttgtttgaaaccaAGAAGGAGAGCAAACAGTGGCAAAAGCACAGACTCAATAGATTGAGAGGTTGTATGCTCACAGAAAACTATTTGACTTGATGTGTTTTGCTGATCATGGTGATGAAGTTGGAGCTTGACTGGTAGATTTGATAGCATATTGCCTTTTTTTTAGCTTGTGTGATTTTACATAACCAGAGAAACTGTTTGTAAATATgtagtgattttaattaataaaccATAAATCTTTATTAAAGATGTGTAGTCGTTTTCAAGGCCGATTAGgtatatgttattttgatttctctATCTTTCACCTTTAGCAATTTGATTTTAACAATTTGACCCTCTAGTGGCACTCTAATCTAAAAGGTCTCACGGTGTTCTGAACTCAGGAAATTCTTATTGTCAAGTGTGATTAAATTTTCCTTTACCATGTCTGCAGGTTCTGACATGAGTAAAATTCTCATGGCAACAGCACTTTCAAGAATGGAGCTCACAGATCAAAGCAGAGGTTCCCTTGGCAAAGATGGGGCAATTGAACCCCTTGTGAAAATGTTTAATGCTGGGAAGCTTGAATCCAAGTTATCTGCTTTAAGCGCATTGCAAAATTTGTCCATGTTGACTGAGAACATCCAACGTTTGATCAGTTCAGGGATTGTAGTTGCTTTGCTTCAGCTCCTTTTCTCTGTCACATCTGTGCTCATGACACTTCGGGAGCCAGCATCTGCTATTCTGGCAAGGATAGCTCAGTCCGAATCTATTCTTGTCAACCAAGACGTGGCTCAACAAATGCTCTCACTTCTAAACCTGTCCAGTCCTGTAATTCAATATCACCTCTTACAGGCACTGAATAGCATCGCTGCTCATTCCAGTGCGTCCAAAGTcagaaataaaatgaaggaaaatggtgCAATTCAGCTTCTCCTCCCTTTCCTGAGTGAAACCAACACTAAGACCAGAACTGGTGCTTTGAATTTACTATACACTCTCTCCAAATATTTACCAGCAGAGTTCACAGAGCAGCTCAGTGAGACCCATCTcaatattattgtaaatattaTCTCATTATCAACTTCTGATAGTGAAAAGGCTGCTGCTGTTGGCATACTGAGCAATCTCCCAGTTAATGACAAAAAAGCAACAGATACTCTTAAGAGGGCAAATTTGTTGCCAATTTTGGTCTCTATAATGAGTTCCTTCCCTGCAACTTCAACACCCACAACCTGCTGGTTAGTGGAGAGCATTGCAGGTGTATTCATTCGGTTTACAGTTCCTTCTGATAAGAAATTGCAACTTTTTTCAGCAGAACATGGAGTAATACCTTTGCTTGTGAAGTTGCTTTCAAGTGGATCACCAGTTGCTAAATGTAGAGCTGCAACTTCACTAGCTCAGCTGTCACAGAATTCATTATCTCTTCGGAAGTCCAGATCATCGAGATGGTTTTGTGTTCCTCCTTCTGTCGATGCATATTGTGAAATTCATGATGGTTTCTGCTTTGTCAAAAGTACATTTTGTTTACTTAAGGCAGATGCTATTTCTCCCTTGGTCCAAATCTTGGAAGGTGATGAGAGAGAAGCAGATGAAGCTGCTCTCAATGCTCTTGCAACTCTTGCCCAGGATGAAATTTGGGAACATGGAATCAATCGCATTACCAAAATATCAGGCGCTCAGCCTATTATAAAGGTTTTGGAATTGGGGACTGTCAAAGCTCAAGAAAAGGCACTATGGATACTAGAGAGGATTTTTAGGGTTGAGGCTCACAGGGTACAGTATGGTGAATCTGCTCAGGTAGTGCTTATTGATCTGGCACAGAAGGGTGATCCCAAATTGAAATCAACAATTGCTAAGTTACTGGCACAACTTGAGCTCTTGCAAGCCCAATCTAGTTACTTTTGAGACAGTTCATATCAAGTAAGCAACCTTGTGCATGTAATACTTACATTGTTTTTCAGATACCTTTTGATATACGTTTTTTCCGTTCCTCTGTTTGTATCGTGTTATTTAGTGGATGAGCCATGAGAATCCACAACACCTGAGGTgtataaaagaaacaataatatgGATGCACATGAAGTGGTTTGATATTGTAAGAATAAAGAATGGAAGATGAAGATCGTGATGAAGAATTCTTCTTCCTCAAATTCCTGGTATATCAATCACAAATTGAGTAGAGCCATATTTTAGATTTGACTCTGACAAGGCTAGTCATTGGCATGTAAATCATCCCCACACAGCATCGCCACAACGCACAAACCCCCATGTCCCCATCCACCTTATGCCTCTTGTTTTCTTGGGTGAATTTTCATGTGTAAGGTAACTTTCCATTGATTGTGTGCACTATAATTTCAAAGAGAAAACAGATAACCAGGGTGGAGGTTATGCTGTACTGctgttcttttaaaattttacgtCTGTAAGTaacaatgttatttttttatgtttttaatttttgtttttctttcttttatatatatttactggaaatttctctttttctcgATAAGTTGAAATTTCTAACTGAactgtaaaaataatataaaatgacTTGCCCTTATGACTAAGCAATAGTTTATGCTGTATGGAGTTTCATGAAATGTTCCCTGCCTTATTTTTTCACATTCTTTCAAAGGGTAAATAGATTGACTTTCTCATTTTGTGAGTATAAACCCTATAATATGCATATTGTCCTAGCATGATTGGGACTATCTTTGAGGTTGGCTGAAGTGTGACATAAGTGAAATTGGGTTATTGTACTTTGACTAGCTATCTATGTGTTGtatacatgtgtgtgtgtgtgtggttaTTGTACTTTGACTAGTTATCTATGTGTGTGTTTTCTCCTATCATCTTTATAGAATTGATTTGAGAAGTGAGAACATTGAATGAATGTAAGCTTATTATCAAACTAAACAGAAATTTGAGATAAAAAAGagctaaataaataacaaaaaaaaaatcgcaTACTACTTGTAGAATTATAGATCACATACAAAATTTAACATTAGAAAATCAACAGTGGAGAAATGACATAGCAAGTGGTTGAAAGTGTAAGTTGAG
This DNA window, taken from Vitis riparia cultivar Riparia Gloire de Montpellier isolate 1030 chromosome 13, EGFV_Vit.rip_1.0, whole genome shotgun sequence, encodes the following:
- the LOC117928855 gene encoding U-box domain-containing protein 44-like; translation: MGSRTKTFSELLAERQASAGEVASLSKDSETEQEILAEFASLVAKFGPILDDLRENKVMDTPLIREAVESLEKELGRARGLMKSLNPKISAKQIEELTRGLGRSLGLVLSASLDFLSVDVKEKIGALHKEMMKAKFDTSSIPDREESEFDREKEFVNEFGVEDEIVEEMNAKFDTSSSPDREESEYDRETESVNEFGVEDEIVEEVAEVEIEEIEEEIINLDIDDVVLQLKYGNDEEFKFALSGLRSLIRDQMVDDEWINDEGVVLILSNRLGSSKPNNRLTIIQMLRNLVENAKNKEKLADPNSLSTIVKSLTRDVEERREAVGLLLDLSDLPAVHRRLGRIQGCIVMLVAILNGEDPVASRDAGKLLSALSSNTQNALHMAEAGYFKPLVHYLKEGSDMSKILMATALSRMELTDQSRGSLGKDGAIEPLVKMFNAGKLESKLSALSALQNLSMLTENIQRLISSGIVVALLQLLFSVTSVLMTLREPASAILARIAQSESILVNQDVAQQMLSLLNLSSPVIQYHLLQALNSIAAHSSASKVRNKMKENGAIQLLLPFLSETNTKTRTGALNLLYTLSKYLPAEFTEQLSETHLNIIVNIISLSTSDSEKAAAVGILSNLPVNDKKATDTLKRANLLPILVSIMSSFPATSTPTTCWLVESIAGVFIRFTVPSDKKLQLFSAEHGVIPLLVKLLSSGSPVAKCRAATSLAQLSQNSLSLRKSRSSRWFCVPPSVDAYCEIHDGFCFVKSTFCLLKADAISPLVQILEGDEREADEAALNALATLAQDEIWEHGINRITKISGAQPIIKVLELGTVKAQEKALWILERIFRVEAHRVQYGESAQVVLIDLAQKGDPKLKSTIAKLLAQLELLQAQSSYF